From a single Nicotiana tabacum cultivar K326 chromosome 8, ASM71507v2, whole genome shotgun sequence genomic region:
- the LOC107793242 gene encoding uncharacterized protein LOC107793242, which yields MTETKPTVDVIPVMSKITENKFMGSNYMDWSKTIRLYLWSIDKENHLVDDPPKDETKSVWLKEDAKLFLQIKNSMHSEVNDLVSHYDYVKDLMDYLDFLYSSKGNLSCMYDVCQAFYHPSMQDHSLTTYFSEFKKVYDELNVILPFSPDVKVQQAQREQLAVMSFLSGLSPEFEGAKSQILSGTAISSLKEAFTRVLHTEKSHPGPTATIDSGALLSHVQRIGVILQNKNKRSQYANIATSETISPSQSSSPPINTIPESGKTTKCLLSSSSKWVIDSGATDHMTGSGTVNPTSSLSLSSVLNLPDFSFNLIYDLTTKQIIGKGSESGGLYVLESQVPKSISCSTVLSPFDVHCRLGHPSLSSLKKLYPQFQSISSLSHVTKLDPKALKCVFLGYSRLQKGYRCYSPDLKSPEEEDDTLVYTVTHPVSSPTPLPQLPVSLDRPSEQPPVLRMYTRRQQTSEPDPLPTSASSVDPTSCVSDPSLDLPIAIHKGTRQCTYPISSFVSYDHLSTSSSSFIASLDSARIPKTVREALSHPGWNDAMIEEMMALDENGTWELADLPTNKKAIGYKWVFAVKFNSDRTVACLKARLVAKGYAQTYGVDYLDTFSPVAKLASVRLFISMATTYDWPLHQLDIKNAFLHGDLQEEVYMEQPPGFVAQGECGKVCRLRKSLYGLKQSPHSWFGRFSEAVLEYGMKKNNCDHTVFYKKSDDGILLLVVYVDDIVITGSDITGISTLKSFLHTQFQTKDLGQLKYFLGVEVTRSKKGIFLSQRKYTLDLLAETGKLGSKPCNMPMVPNTQLVKEDGELFEDPEKYRRLVGKLNYLTVTRPDIAYSVSIVSQFMSSPTMQIGQGQKPIGYPRQDIAFLLGGGNLISWKSKKQNVVSRSSAEAEYRAMAQFVCEVVWVHQLLSEVGFQTTLPAKLWCGNQAALHISSNPVFHERTKHIEIDCHFVREKIQQKLISTGHVRTGDQLGDIFTKALNGARVEYILQQSLPIGKKHVPRIDILCDVFGSITTWCKAQDTHLSI from the exons ATGACTGAAACAAAACCTACCGTTGATGTCATTCCGGTTATGTCCAAAATTACGGAGAATAAGTTCATGGGTTCCAATTACATGGATTGGAGTAAGACGATCCGTCTCTATTTGTGGAGCATCGACAAAGAGAACCACTTGGTTGATGATCCACCCAAGGATGAGACTAAATCAGTCTGGTTAAAGGAGGATGCAAAATTGTTTCTCCAAATCAAGAATTCGATGCACAGTGAGGTAAATGATCTAGTTTCTCATTATGATTATGTGAAGGATCTAATGGATTATTTAGATTTTTTGTACTCTAGCAAAGGAAACTTGTCTTGCATGTATGATGTGTGCCAGGCATTTTACCATCCATCCATGCAAGATCACTCTCTCACTACTTACTTCTCAGAGTTTAAGAAGGTGTATGATGAGCTTAATGTTATATTGCCGTTTAGTCCAGATGTGAAGGTACAACAGGCTCAGCGTGAACAACTGGCGGTCATGAGTTTCCTTTCTGGTCTTTCTCCCGAATTTGAAGGGGCCAAATCGCAGATTTTATCTGGGACTGCTATCTCTTCCTTGAAAGAGGCCTTTACAAGAGTGTTGCATACTGAAAAGTCTCATCCAGGTCCGACAGCCACGATCGATAGTGGTGCTCTGCTTAGCCACGTCCAAAGAATAGGAGTCATA CTTCAGAATAAGAACAAAAGATCTCAGTATGCCAACATCGCCACTTCCGAGACTATTTCACCATCTCAGTCATCATCTCCTCCTATCAATACTATCCCCGAGTCAGGTAAAACCACTAAGTGTCTCCTCTCTTCGTCATCCAAATGGGTCATTGATTCTGGTGCCACAGATCATATGACAG GGTCTGGCACTGTTAACCCAACATCTTCTCTTTCCCTTAGTTCCGTCTTAAATTTGCCTGATTTTTCTTTCAATCTAATATAT GATCTTACGACGAAGCAGATTATTGGTAAAGGTTCTGAGTCTGGGggtctctatgttcttgaatCACAGGTGCCGAAATCCATTTCTTGTTCAACTGTGTTGTCTCCCTTTGATGTACACTGTCGATTGGGTCATCCATCCTTGTCTAGTTTGAAGAAGTTATATCCTCAGTTTCAGAGTATTTCCTCTTTGAGTCAT GTAACTAAATTAGATCCAAAGGCCCTTAAGTGTGTGTTCTTAGGGTACTCACGTCTTCAGAAAGGTTATCGGTGTTATTCTCCAGATCTCAAAAG TCCTGAGGAAGAAGATGATACTTTGGTCTACACTGTCACACATCCAGTTAGTTCTCCAACACCTCTTCCTCAGTTACCCGTTTCCCTCGATCGACCATCCGAGCAACCACCTGTTCTTCGTATGTATACCAGACGACAACAAACCTCAGAACCCGATCCTTTACCTACTTCTGCTTCGTCGGTAGATCCAACCTCCTGTGTTTCAGATCCTAGTTTGGATCTTCCTATTGCCATTCACAAAGGTACACGACAATGTACTTATCCTATTTCTTCTTTTGTGTCTTATGACCATTTGTCTACTTCTTCTAGCTCGTTTATTGCATCATTAGATTCTGCTAGGATACCTAAAACTGTTCGTGAAGCATTGTCCCACCCAGGTTGGAATGATGCAATGATAGAAGAGATGATGGCTTTAGATGAGAATGGTACTTGGGAGTTGGCCGATCTGCCCACTAACAAAAAGGCTATTGGGTACAAGTGGGTATTTGCTGTTAAGTTTAACTCCGATAGGACAGTAGCTTGCcttaaggcacgccttgttgcaaaAGGGTATGCACAGACCTATGGAGTCGACTATTTGGATACTTTTTCCCCGGTCGCCAAGTTAGCTTCTGTTCGATTATTCATTTCCATGGCAACTACTTATGATTGGCCTCTGCATCAGCTTGATATAAAGAATGCTTTTCTACATGGAGATCTTCAGGAAGAAgtatatatggagcaaccacctgggtttgttgctcagggggagtgtGGAAAGGTATGTCGTCTTCGAAAATCTCTTTATGGGTTGAAACAGAGTCCCCATTCTTGGTTTGGCAGATTTAGTGAGGCTGTTCTAGAATATGGGATGAAGAAAAACAATTGCGATCATACAGTGTTTTATAAAAAGTCTGATGATGGTATTCTTTTATtggtagtatatgttgatgacatcgtTATTACTGGAAGTGATATTACAGGAATTTCAACTCTAAAGTCTTTCCTTCACACTCAATTTCAGACGAAAGATTTAGGGCAACTAAAGTATTTTTTGGGAGTTGAAGTTACACGGAGCAAGAAAGGCATCTTCTTGTCCCAAAGAAAATATACTCTTGACTTGTTAGCTGAAACTGGAAAGTTGGGATCTAAACCATGCAACATGCCAATGGTTCCTAACACACAACTCGTGAAAGAAGACGGTGAGTTATTCGAAGATCCAGAGAaatataggagattggttgggaaACTGAACTATCTTACAGTAACTCGTCCCGATATCGCATACTCTGTCAGCATTGTGAGTCAGTTTATGTCTTCCCCAACA ATGCAGATTGGGCAGGGTCAAAAGCCGATAGGATATCCACGACAGGATATTGCGTTTTTGTTGGGGGGTGGAAACTTGATTTCGTGGAAGAGTAAGAAACAAAATGTCGTATCTCGATCTAGTGCGGAAGCAGAATACAGAGCTATGGCACAATTTGTGTGTGAGGTTGTATGGGTACATCAACTATTAAGTGAAGTTGGCTTCCAAACTACATTGCCAGCAAAGTTGTGGTGTGGtaatcaagctgctcttcatatctCCTCTAATCCTGTATTTCACGAAAGGACTAAGCACATTGAAATAGATTGTCACTTTGTTcgtgaaaagattcaacaaaagCTCATCTCTACAGGTCATGTTAGAACTGGAGATCAATTGGGAGACATTTTCACAAAAGCTTTGAATGGAGCTCGAGTTGAATATATCT tgcaacagtcacttcccattgggaAGAAGCATGTACCAAGAATTGACATTCTTTGTGATGTCTTTGGTAGTATAACAACATGGTGCAAGGCACAAGATACTCACTTGAGCATTTAg